One window of the Burkholderia ubonensis subsp. mesacidophila genome contains the following:
- a CDS encoding SRPBCC family protein: MSNAETETRSVVVEREVPYPPEKIWRTLTQPHLLAEWLMRNDFEPVVDHRFSLSADWGAVDCRVLAVEPHRTLSYTWAAYGLDSVVTWTLTPTKTGTLLRMEQSGFRQDQEQAYQGAKYGWQKFLAALEHVLARPD; the protein is encoded by the coding sequence ATGAGCAATGCCGAGACAGAAACGCGCTCCGTCGTTGTCGAACGGGAGGTGCCGTATCCGCCGGAGAAAATCTGGCGCACGCTCACGCAGCCGCATCTGCTCGCGGAGTGGCTGATGCGGAACGACTTCGAGCCCGTTGTCGATCACCGCTTCAGCCTGAGCGCGGACTGGGGCGCGGTCGATTGCCGGGTGCTCGCGGTCGAGCCGCACCGGACGCTGTCTTATACGTGGGCCGCCTACGGCCTCGACAGCGTCGTGACCTGGACGCTCACCCCGACGAAAACCGGGACCCTCCTGCGGATGGAGCAGTCGGGATTCCGGCAGGATCAGGAACAGGCGTACCAAGGTGCGAAATACGGCTGGCAGAAATTCCTCGCGGCGCTGGAGCATGTGCTGGCGCGACCGGATTGA
- a CDS encoding ArsR/SmtB family transcription factor codes for MQNDHDVLFRTLADPTRRAIFERLCREGEQTVGALTARAGISQPAVSKHLGVLKEAGLVRDRHAGRQTHYSAQLGALAPLIDWTSRMTGFWQGRFDRLEDLLRRMDQ; via the coding sequence ATGCAGAACGATCACGATGTGCTCTTCAGAACGCTCGCCGACCCGACCCGGCGGGCGATCTTCGAGCGCTTGTGTCGCGAGGGCGAGCAGACGGTCGGCGCACTGACGGCGCGGGCCGGGATTTCGCAGCCGGCCGTGTCGAAGCATCTCGGTGTCCTGAAGGAGGCCGGCCTGGTGCGTGACCGTCACGCGGGCCGGCAGACGCATTACAGCGCGCAACTCGGCGCGCTGGCCCCGCTGATCGACTGGACGAGCCGGATGACCGGCTTCTGGCAGGGCCGGTTCGACCGGCTTGAAGACCTGCTCCGGAGGATGGATCAATGA
- a CDS encoding acyltransferase family protein codes for MSSAIAREMDVGVVSSDLGELEVDRSITAVRPPTRPKLPSLTGSRFWAAFLVFLFHASLPSDLAPYSDPTTRHVFAAIVSKAGWLGVSYFFILSGFIMVWSAKDNDTVGDFYLRRFAKIYPTHCLTWAIAFVVGAVGVGEYKLWSSNLLLVNTWVDDVKFFFVANRPSWSLCIEAFFYMMFPVLFKAMKAIPEKFDMWGLIIATAASLLVQACIYIWVEPNHMMGAFQISQRHFWASYILPPPRLFEFISGMFVARLLMNGRAPMLSKTASLALLFATYIGAMFVPFQFGLSVVYIIPVSLLIVSIARDDLEARKTVLNGETSVWLGEISYAFYMVHFLVLFFFLNLLSGKKFGLPEGSALIAVALILSVSCASFVYRYFEVPMMRKILHHFRSRS; via the coding sequence ATGAGTTCGGCAATTGCCAGAGAAATGGATGTCGGCGTTGTGAGCAGCGATCTCGGCGAATTGGAGGTCGATCGATCAATAACGGCGGTCAGGCCGCCAACCCGCCCGAAACTGCCCTCGCTCACAGGCAGTAGATTCTGGGCTGCATTCTTGGTATTTTTGTTTCACGCCTCCCTGCCCAGCGACCTCGCTCCATATTCAGACCCGACCACTCGGCACGTGTTTGCCGCTATTGTCAGTAAAGCAGGCTGGCTGGGTGTTTCATACTTCTTCATACTCAGCGGATTCATTATGGTGTGGTCCGCCAAGGATAACGACACCGTTGGCGACTTTTACCTGCGACGCTTCGCGAAGATTTATCCGACTCACTGTCTGACTTGGGCGATTGCGTTCGTGGTCGGCGCGGTGGGGGTGGGGGAATACAAGCTGTGGTCGTCAAACCTTCTGTTGGTAAACACTTGGGTAGATGACGTCAAATTTTTCTTCGTGGCAAACAGGCCCAGTTGGTCGCTTTGCATCGAGGCCTTTTTTTATATGATGTTCCCGGTGTTGTTTAAAGCGATGAAGGCAATACCGGAAAAGTTCGACATGTGGGGGCTGATAATCGCGACGGCGGCGTCCTTGCTCGTGCAGGCTTGTATTTACATTTGGGTCGAGCCGAATCACATGATGGGAGCGTTCCAAATCTCGCAGCGACATTTTTGGGCTTCATATATATTGCCGCCGCCGCGCCTGTTCGAATTCATTTCGGGAATGTTTGTCGCGCGGTTGCTGATGAATGGGCGGGCGCCCATGCTTTCGAAAACCGCTTCGCTCGCCTTGCTTTTTGCAACATATATCGGGGCGATGTTTGTCCCGTTCCAATTCGGTCTGAGTGTTGTTTACATTATTCCTGTCAGCTTGTTGATCGTCTCAATTGCACGTGACGATTTGGAGGCCAGGAAAACCGTGCTGAACGGGGAGACCTCTGTATGGCTGGGGGAGATCTCCTATGCATTTTATATGGTTCACTTTCTGGTGCTATTTTTCTTCTTGAATTTGTTATCCGGGAAAAAGTTCGGTCTGCCGGAGGGAAGTGCGCTTATTGCTGTCGCACTTATACTGTCGGTCTCATGCGCGTCGTTTGTGTATCGATACTTCGAGGTCCCGATGATGAGGAAAATATTGCATCATTTTAGATCAAGAAGCTGA
- a CDS encoding glutathione binding-like protein: MKLYHAPGSCSQAILVVLRELGLDIDIVEVDPRKHVIEDGRDYYDVAELGYVPLLELDDGTCLREGPVIAQFLADQRPEAGLAPAHGTMERYRLLEWLNFLTAEIHKGFIPLLYAGLAGKYVEPARRKLDSRFAWTDRQLAGRTFLLGDAFTIADTYLFALTGWGKAAWMRSVYNADIDLGAYRHLEAWYERVRSRASVQHVLAADGLLT; the protein is encoded by the coding sequence ATGAAGCTCTACCACGCCCCCGGCAGCTGTTCGCAGGCCATTCTTGTCGTGCTCCGCGAGCTCGGGCTGGACATCGACATCGTCGAGGTCGATCCCCGCAAGCACGTGATCGAAGACGGCCGCGACTACTACGACGTCGCCGAGCTCGGCTACGTGCCGCTGCTCGAACTCGACGACGGCACGTGCCTGCGGGAAGGGCCCGTCATCGCCCAGTTCCTGGCCGACCAGCGGCCGGAAGCGGGGCTCGCGCCGGCGCACGGCACGATGGAACGCTATCGGCTGCTCGAGTGGCTCAATTTCCTGACGGCGGAAATCCACAAGGGATTCATCCCGCTGCTGTATGCGGGCCTGGCCGGCAAGTACGTGGAGCCCGCGCGAAGAAAGCTCGACAGCCGCTTTGCGTGGACCGACCGGCAACTGGCGGGGCGAACCTTCCTGCTGGGCGACGCGTTCACGATCGCGGACACGTATCTGTTCGCGCTGACGGGCTGGGGCAAGGCCGCGTGGATGCGGTCGGTGTACAACGCGGATATCGACCTCGGCGCGTATCGTCATCTCGAGGCATGGTACGAGCGGGTCAGGAGCCGGGCGTCGGTGCAGCACGTGCTGGCGGCGGACGGGCTGCTGACCTAG
- a CDS encoding FG-GAP repeat protein — MKRSFPPLPFLHFAAACLACCTLPVAVHAAEPLLTFKVDHDVTARIERADGEHFTVRFLPSGATQTLDVGVTDEEGRYDFDTADYNFDGHQDLAVTAPSGMVNFSYRIYLYDAARQRFVPLRMPADDLPHGQCGELTDVVPKPKERTLYSSCRGGPLWYTDAYRYDGNGRLYLYRANEAMPDDVSALLDDAPGVGPASMLATYDARGRRVARRPDAYGGGKVTFKVRVARLPLHDAMTDAPTRRNVVAGDTLEMIDVSPDARWLKVRYRNPRAGVVSGWISVREATGG; from the coding sequence ATGAAACGCTCCTTTCCGCCCCTGCCATTCCTGCACTTCGCCGCGGCCTGCCTCGCCTGCTGCACGCTGCCCGTCGCCGTGCACGCCGCCGAGCCGCTGCTGACGTTCAAGGTCGACCACGACGTGACCGCCCGCATCGAGCGCGCCGACGGCGAGCATTTCACCGTCCGCTTCCTGCCGAGCGGCGCTACGCAGACGCTGGACGTCGGCGTCACCGACGAAGAAGGGCGCTACGATTTCGACACCGCCGACTACAACTTCGATGGCCATCAGGACCTCGCGGTCACCGCGCCGAGCGGCATGGTCAACTTCAGCTACCGGATCTACCTGTACGACGCGGCGCGCCAACGTTTCGTGCCGCTGCGCATGCCGGCGGACGACCTGCCGCACGGCCAGTGCGGCGAACTGACCGACGTCGTCCCGAAGCCGAAGGAGCGTACGCTGTACAGCTCCTGTCGCGGCGGTCCGCTCTGGTACACCGACGCCTATCGCTACGACGGCAACGGTCGGCTGTATCTCTACCGGGCCAACGAAGCGATGCCGGACGACGTGAGCGCGCTGCTCGACGATGCCCCCGGCGTGGGGCCCGCATCGATGCTCGCGACCTACGACGCGCGCGGCCGCCGGGTCGCGCGCCGCCCTGACGCGTACGGCGGCGGCAAGGTCACGTTCAAGGTGCGCGTGGCGCGGTTGCCGCTGCACGATGCGATGACGGATGCGCCGACCCGGCGCAATGTCGTCGCGGGCGACACGCTGGAGATGATCGACGTCAGTCCCGACGCTCGCTGGCTGAAGGTGCGGTATCGCAATCCGCGCGCGGGCGTCGTGTCGGGCTGGATCAGCGTGCGGGAAGCGACGGGCGGCTGA
- a CDS encoding DUF1801 domain-containing protein, giving the protein MKKSESQQENGQSPSQLIDARIEELGDWRGEMLGRLRALVKEADPDVVEEWKWRGVPVWSDGGIICTGETYKSVVKMTFAKGAALQDPAGLFNSSLEGNTRRAIDFREGETIDERALKTLVRDAVALNRSKARR; this is encoded by the coding sequence ATGAAGAAAAGCGAGTCGCAGCAGGAGAACGGCCAGTCACCTTCGCAACTTATCGACGCGAGAATCGAGGAATTGGGCGACTGGCGCGGCGAGATGCTCGGCCGGCTGAGGGCGCTCGTCAAGGAAGCTGATCCCGACGTCGTCGAGGAGTGGAAGTGGCGCGGGGTGCCGGTGTGGTCGGATGGCGGCATCATCTGCACCGGCGAGACCTACAAGAGCGTCGTGAAGATGACCTTCGCGAAAGGGGCGGCATTGCAGGATCCCGCCGGCCTGTTCAATTCCAGTCTCGAAGGGAACACGCGGCGCGCGATCGATTTCCGCGAAGGGGAAACGATCGACGAACGCGCGTTGAAGACGCTCGTGCGCGATGCGGTGGCGCTGAACAGGTCGAAGGCCAGGCGCTGA
- a CDS encoding MipA/OmpV family protein has protein sequence MKLPAFLTAKRAALLAAGLSLTVCALDASAADAAAQPAGKWKIAFGPGLFVSPQYPGSRDLRVFPYPALDISYDDRIFSQGPDVLGVNVIRGDDYHVGAAITLDFVSRHESDDPHLHGLGNVNAGPKLKLFADYTVWMFTGSVAMYQDIAGHHQGKTVLTDLYASLPVGGWLFSAGPGFTWADATYTRTFFGVSNQQSAASGLPVYNTGAGIRDVHLNGYVSYDFSKHWVGSVAVTLGRLQHHAASSPITERRTELNTLASVNYRF, from the coding sequence ATGAAGCTGCCTGCGTTCCTCACCGCAAAACGGGCCGCGCTGCTGGCGGCGGGATTGTCGCTGACCGTCTGCGCGCTCGACGCCTCGGCCGCCGACGCGGCGGCCCAGCCCGCCGGCAAATGGAAGATCGCGTTCGGGCCGGGCCTGTTCGTCTCGCCGCAATACCCGGGCTCGCGGGACTTGCGCGTGTTCCCCTATCCCGCGCTCGACATTTCCTACGACGACCGCATCTTCTCGCAAGGCCCCGACGTGCTGGGCGTGAACGTGATACGCGGCGACGACTATCACGTCGGCGCAGCCATCACCCTCGATTTCGTGTCGCGCCACGAGAGCGACGATCCGCACCTGCACGGGCTCGGCAACGTGAACGCCGGCCCGAAGCTGAAGCTCTTCGCCGACTACACGGTCTGGATGTTCACGGGCTCCGTCGCGATGTATCAGGACATCGCCGGACACCACCAGGGCAAGACCGTGCTCACCGATCTCTATGCGTCGCTGCCCGTCGGCGGCTGGCTGTTCTCCGCCGGGCCCGGCTTCACGTGGGCGGACGCCACCTATACGCGCACGTTCTTCGGCGTGTCGAACCAGCAGAGCGCGGCGTCGGGGCTGCCTGTCTACAACACGGGCGCGGGCATCCGCGACGTGCACCTGAACGGCTACGTCAGCTACGACTTCTCGAAGCACTGGGTCGGCTCGGTCGCGGTGACGCTCGGGCGCTTGCAGCACCATGCCGCGTCGAGCCCGATCACCGAGCGCAGGACCGAGCTCAATACGCTCGCGTCGGTCAACTATCGCTTCTGA
- a CDS encoding winged helix-turn-helix transcriptional regulator — MKTSATGCSVEEAMRLLGGRWRLLLVSYLLDGPKRFSDLRRDVPGISQRMLTLDLRALEEAGLVRRTVYPEVPVKVEYDLTADGDRLRPVVEVMRDFGLWLKARDAEAAHADSA, encoded by the coding sequence ATGAAAACGAGTGCGACCGGATGTTCCGTTGAAGAAGCGATGCGCCTGCTGGGCGGGCGCTGGCGATTGCTGCTGGTGTCGTACCTGCTCGACGGGCCGAAACGCTTCAGCGACCTGCGCCGCGACGTGCCGGGCATCTCGCAGCGGATGTTGACCCTCGATCTCCGGGCGCTCGAAGAGGCCGGGCTCGTCCGGCGAACCGTGTATCCGGAAGTGCCGGTCAAGGTCGAATACGACCTGACCGCCGACGGCGACCGGCTGCGGCCCGTCGTCGAAGTCATGCGCGACTTCGGTCTGTGGCTGAAGGCGCGCGACGCCGAAGCCGCGCACGCGGACTCGGCATGA
- a CDS encoding DUF4118 domain-containing protein — protein MQIQNARRWAPRGPRRWVAALAALGLASGVRLLLHPLLGPVMPGTAFSVAAVLIEYYFGLAPALTVLLAGLCIADYLFVPPYGVFGVIDRSDILFVVSYPLIALVLITLIERLRRAQFRAELIASVAQSRYEMLLRHDNERLLARRAIDETHRLLHHLSQYHRTFVLMQALEHNPAWSGGPSGPTSGAHAALPPPAEIAPGPRFDDVDPDDLCRLSKTLSAGRHRVRLRRSAARATGDAAGDGARRFVDCVCERFTTHAGDFLVLRIDD, from the coding sequence ATGCAGATCCAGAACGCCCGCCGCTGGGCGCCACGCGGGCCACGGCGATGGGTTGCCGCACTCGCCGCGCTGGGCCTGGCGAGCGGTGTGCGCCTCCTGTTGCACCCGCTGCTCGGTCCTGTCATGCCGGGCACCGCTTTCAGCGTCGCCGCCGTGCTGATCGAGTACTACTTCGGCCTTGCGCCCGCGCTGACCGTATTGCTGGCCGGCCTGTGCATCGCCGACTACCTGTTCGTGCCGCCTTATGGCGTGTTCGGCGTCATCGATCGCTCCGACATCCTGTTCGTGGTGTCGTACCCGCTGATCGCGCTCGTGCTGATCACCCTGATCGAGCGCCTGAGGCGCGCGCAATTCCGCGCGGAACTGATCGCCTCCGTCGCGCAGTCGCGCTACGAGATGCTGCTGCGCCACGACAACGAACGCTTGCTCGCGCGCCGCGCGATCGATGAAACGCACCGGCTGCTGCATCACCTGTCGCAGTACCACCGGACCTTCGTGCTGATGCAGGCGCTCGAACACAACCCCGCATGGAGCGGCGGCCCGAGCGGCCCGACGAGCGGCGCTCATGCCGCGCTGCCGCCGCCGGCGGAAATCGCGCCCGGCCCCCGCTTCGACGACGTCGACCCGGACGATCTCTGCCGCCTGTCGAAGACCCTCTCGGCCGGCCGGCACCGCGTGCGGTTGCGCCGGTCCGCCGCGCGTGCGACGGGCGACGCGGCGGGCGACGGCGCCAGGCGGTTCGTCGACTGCGTCTGCGAACGCTTCACGACGCACGCGGGCGATTTCCTCGTGCTGCGCATCGACGACTGA
- a CDS encoding alpha/beta fold hydrolase, whose protein sequence is MPNSFHRVGNGPHAVLVLHGWFGDARSFEPIEAWLSRDRFSYVFVDYRGYGDSRDTRGAYTIDEIAADALALADALGFRTFSLVGHSMGAMAIEKIAACAPERVRSLVPVAPVPCGGIAFDAAKRALFEGAAAHPGNRRTIIDRSTGGRLPSSWVEWKAAYSAAHSSPEAFAAYFHAWADTDFSDEIVGRHPVKVLVGEHDPTFNAALMAETYLRRYPLATVEVLANAGHYPMNETPLALVAAIESFLLAVAEAEDVSTFPLDARRSSTIFNP, encoded by the coding sequence ATGCCCAATTCCTTTCATCGCGTGGGGAACGGTCCTCATGCTGTTCTCGTGCTGCACGGCTGGTTCGGCGACGCGCGCTCGTTCGAGCCGATCGAAGCCTGGCTTTCGAGAGATCGGTTTTCCTACGTATTCGTCGATTATCGAGGCTATGGCGACAGCCGCGACACGCGCGGCGCTTACACGATCGACGAGATTGCCGCCGATGCGCTTGCGCTCGCGGATGCGCTTGGCTTTCGCACCTTCAGCCTCGTCGGTCATTCGATGGGCGCCATGGCGATCGAGAAGATTGCCGCATGCGCGCCCGAGCGCGTGCGTTCGCTGGTGCCGGTCGCGCCTGTTCCGTGCGGCGGCATCGCGTTCGACGCCGCAAAGCGTGCGCTGTTCGAAGGCGCCGCCGCGCATCCGGGCAATCGGCGAACCATCATCGACCGCAGCACCGGCGGCCGCTTGCCGTCGTCGTGGGTCGAATGGAAAGCGGCGTATTCGGCAGCGCATTCGTCGCCGGAAGCGTTTGCCGCCTACTTCCACGCATGGGCCGATACGGACTTCAGCGACGAGATTGTCGGGCGGCATCCGGTGAAGGTGCTGGTGGGCGAGCACGATCCGACGTTCAATGCGGCGCTGATGGCGGAGACCTACCTGCGGCGGTATCCGCTGGCCACGGTCGAGGTGCTGGCGAACGCCGGCCACTATCCGATGAACGAAACCCCGCTCGCGCTGGTGGCGGCGATCGAGTCGTTTCTGCTCGCGGTGGCCGAGGCGGAAGACGTTTCGACATTCCCGCTTGACGCACGCCGATCCTCGACTATATTCAATCCATAA
- a CDS encoding GNAT family N-acetyltransferase: MNQSDRACIEKVEALSVDELNACDFSLDIAHELNAPYQDLLDCRPVPLRRKDYGFDPAGWAQEAAGRNALFQATARGRLAGFVAISESWNGMAEIAEIAVDRAHRGRGIGPLLLSAATTWAISERFDFMRLETQADNVPACRAYARAGFVLGGHDRFLYAGSENDGEIALFWYKDLRNEATGRA; the protein is encoded by the coding sequence ATGAACCAGAGCGACCGCGCCTGTATCGAGAAAGTGGAAGCGCTATCCGTCGACGAACTGAATGCATGCGACTTCTCGCTGGACATTGCGCACGAACTGAACGCGCCGTATCAGGACCTTCTCGATTGCCGCCCTGTTCCGCTCCGTCGAAAGGACTACGGCTTCGATCCCGCCGGATGGGCGCAGGAAGCCGCCGGCCGCAACGCGCTGTTTCAGGCGACGGCGCGCGGACGGCTCGCCGGATTCGTCGCGATCTCGGAAAGCTGGAACGGCATGGCGGAAATCGCCGAGATCGCGGTCGATCGCGCGCATCGCGGGCGAGGGATCGGGCCATTGCTGCTGTCAGCCGCGACAACGTGGGCGATCAGCGAGCGATTCGATTTCATGCGGCTGGAGACCCAGGCCGACAACGTACCGGCATGCCGCGCGTATGCGCGTGCGGGCTTCGTGCTCGGCGGTCATGATCGCTTCCTGTACGCAGGCAGCGAGAACGACGGCGAGATCGCGCTGTTCTGGTACAAGGACCTGCGCAACGAAGCAACCGGGCGAGCCTGA
- a CDS encoding alpha/beta hydrolase gives MSISARTVFNEGEGDGHAVLMLHGLSSSPLEFRYLARFLNDEGFTTCAPVLDGYSAGTPEQAMEQWLDAATREYDALAARYERVSICGLSIGAALALALAHRRPQAQAVALLSLTLAYDGWAIPWYRFLLNWAYYSPLRYRYRYRESAPYGLRNEALRAKIARAMSRDNFSEIGPSTISLPALHQASRLAACVRPKVRAIRNDCLIIHAIDDETSSPRNARFIASSIGASFLRTIWLDDSYHMITSDNEREIVARETALFLRESEMASRTGDAGAKPVVSKALARRLRQLATLGKGQTS, from the coding sequence ATGTCAATCTCCGCCAGAACGGTCTTCAACGAAGGCGAAGGCGATGGCCACGCCGTGCTGATGCTGCACGGGCTGTCCAGCTCCCCGCTGGAATTCCGCTATCTCGCGCGCTTCCTGAACGACGAGGGCTTCACGACGTGCGCGCCGGTGCTGGACGGCTATAGCGCCGGCACGCCGGAACAGGCGATGGAGCAATGGCTCGACGCCGCGACGCGCGAATACGACGCGCTCGCCGCACGCTACGAACGCGTGTCGATCTGCGGACTGTCGATCGGCGCGGCGCTGGCGCTGGCGCTCGCGCATCGCCGTCCGCAGGCGCAGGCCGTCGCGCTGCTGTCGCTCACCCTCGCGTACGACGGCTGGGCGATCCCGTGGTATCGCTTCCTGCTGAACTGGGCGTATTACTCGCCGCTGCGCTACCGCTACCGGTATCGCGAATCGGCGCCTTACGGCCTGCGCAACGAGGCGCTGCGCGCGAAGATCGCGCGTGCGATGAGCCGCGACAACTTCAGCGAAATCGGTCCGTCGACGATCTCGCTCCCCGCCCTGCACCAGGCCAGCCGGCTTGCGGCTTGCGTGCGCCCGAAAGTGCGCGCGATCCGCAACGACTGCCTGATCATCCATGCCATCGACGACGAAACATCGAGCCCGCGCAATGCGCGCTTCATTGCTTCGTCGATCGGGGCCAGCTTCCTGCGAACCATCTGGCTCGACGACTCGTATCACATGATCACTTCCGACAACGAACGCGAAATCGTCGCGCGGGAAACCGCGCTGTTCCTGCGCGAAAGCGAAATGGCAAGCCGCACGGGCGACGCCGGCGCCAAGCCGGTCGTCTCGAAGGCGCTGGCGCGCCGCCTGCGGCAACTGGCGACGCTGGGCAAGGGGCAGACGTCGTGA
- a CDS encoding AraC family transcriptional regulator, whose translation MRNTLLDPYENIPRSVVVTANDYPAGLTFPTHAHRRGQFAFASRGAISMATPQGRWLVPPQRACWVPAGVVHEMTMSGPVTMLNTFVSDDAAHAAGLPDHCCVYGVSPLLKQLLDGAIDLPALYDVDGRAGKLMALLVAEMAAMPRLSLHAPLPDDPRLARVCRQLFEAPSIAIALDTVAADAGMSRRTFTRLFRDQTGVSFAAWRQQVCLLAAVARLSEGQPVTRVALDLGYASPSAFTSAFRRVLGETPSRYLEVQRHDAPTAGRN comes from the coding sequence ATGCGAAATACCCTGCTCGATCCCTACGAGAACATCCCGCGCAGCGTGGTGGTGACCGCGAACGACTATCCGGCCGGCCTGACGTTCCCGACGCACGCGCATCGACGCGGGCAGTTCGCGTTCGCATCGCGCGGCGCAATCAGCATGGCCACCCCGCAGGGCCGCTGGCTTGTGCCGCCGCAGCGGGCCTGCTGGGTCCCGGCCGGCGTCGTGCATGAAATGACGATGAGCGGCCCGGTCACGATGCTCAATACCTTCGTGTCGGACGACGCGGCGCATGCGGCGGGACTGCCCGACCATTGCTGCGTGTACGGCGTATCGCCGTTGCTGAAGCAGTTGCTCGACGGCGCGATCGACCTCCCGGCGCTGTACGACGTCGACGGGCGCGCCGGCAAGCTGATGGCCTTGCTCGTCGCGGAAATGGCGGCCATGCCGCGCCTGTCGCTACATGCGCCGTTGCCGGACGATCCGCGGCTGGCACGCGTGTGCCGGCAACTGTTCGAAGCGCCGTCGATCGCAATCGCTCTCGACACGGTGGCGGCCGACGCCGGGATGAGCCGACGCACCTTCACGCGCCTCTTCCGCGACCAGACCGGCGTGAGCTTCGCCGCATGGCGGCAGCAGGTCTGCCTGCTCGCGGCGGTCGCGCGCCTGAGCGAGGGGCAGCCGGTGACCCGGGTCGCGCTCGACCTCGGCTACGCGAGCCCGAGCGCGTTCACGTCCGCGTTTCGGCGCGTGCTTGGCGAAACGCCGAGCCGGTATCTGGAAGTTCAGCGGCACGATGCGCCGACGGCAGGCCGAAACTGA
- a CDS encoding GNAT family N-acetyltransferase yields MTAQSDVAIQLAAVGQPTARDLISRKLNEYNDAITGQPDNTALDVYLTDPKTGEVLGGLVGRTSLGLFFIDLLYVPESLRKDGLGSKLLHAAEAEAKQRGCARAVLYTITFQAPAFYEKHGYRAFGEVPCQPAGTARVFMVKEL; encoded by the coding sequence ATGACCGCACAATCAGACGTCGCAATCCAATTGGCCGCTGTCGGACAGCCGACGGCCCGGGACCTGATCAGCCGCAAGCTCAACGAATACAACGACGCGATTACCGGCCAGCCCGACAACACGGCGCTCGACGTGTACCTGACCGACCCGAAGACCGGGGAAGTCCTCGGCGGGCTGGTCGGCCGGACCTCGCTGGGGCTGTTCTTCATCGACCTGTTGTACGTGCCCGAATCGCTGCGCAAGGACGGCCTCGGCAGCAAGCTGCTGCACGCGGCGGAAGCGGAGGCGAAGCAGCGCGGCTGCGCGCGCGCGGTGCTGTACACGATCACGTTCCAGGCGCCTGCGTTCTACGAGAAGCACGGCTACCGCGCATTCGGCGAAGTGCCGTGCCAGCCGGCCGGGACCGCGCGCGTGTTCATGGTGAAGGAACTCTGA